A genomic segment from Andrena cerasifolii isolate SP2316 chromosome 7, iyAndCera1_principal, whole genome shotgun sequence encodes:
- the LOC143371123 gene encoding uncharacterized protein LOC143371123 — MNRRRSTDLCRWLLLAGFLCCSSCQSVSSTFENKTGQDESKPRVFSPRMDYDEWTPLGRGDPLKNNPTFDYVPPVLDRVQYWLDSHTTEPSAKRDILVLGVTAKKTSPKIPDQFLKFVDGPKFARPNHELSFRNDFTGSTGAEPPKVLRTTSFRNGPIDYRNQNRIQSVPASYYPSPYFNQKAKPYTMMLPPPLVQKDKLVSFVEPTQQFSTQTEEGPVIQESQFYAIPPKSYNQPPPSQTPAKQQQQSVNSSKPSSKGVMVSQIETIKSVYTPSLPQPTKSRYETITTPSVSFEKSNLIYQSTQTLSGGWPGSNGPVSTPTTSDHSTWQPPDYSRDHYDIDHHVAASSQHEVVVEQNANIIVDGESNENEEVVVGQKEAAATSDKLTPTASNLAPPSTNSSSDISNGDDEEETLAGQSGEKMHIVVANSPATLDTETHNAKMAPVAVVMPTNYSEKKLNLTSQETMLLESTTPETEATSENTSKSRPELARNPATGFPIFLEESQSPQFPAIVPNKMIPSHHQHPPPLSRHPANSVHAFGSPQAPLQSMMHPQSRPNHAMMHFLGSMRPSIGFRLPGSMSIFPPMTHMHAPPPMKPMPNQMGSSIAVDQSHRQPPQMPDFPVAFTNPPTPSPLAEDHSFDHHRSRIPDMTTLLTTTPTPFLPTVSSTENLSPFVATDNQDPGRINHSPLGTALDKEKEENSRDDEAARVVSTTMSPQVTTLPSLTTDPIFSHYKQPAKPMRGPMYLIIQGHSKVKTYKPTVTKHDYPVAKNEIAGSVTERQLSKFEQFVNENTKSGAATNAAAGKKEAEEKARAEKLAQARQGNLMSLVESGLGSFTVSPSVSVAASATEEEHQPNSVTMIEINGN, encoded by the exons ATGAATCGGAGAAGATCGACGGACCTGTGTCGGTGGCTACTCCTGGCAGGATTCCTATGCTGTTCATCCTGCCAAAGCGTTTCGTCCACCTTCGAGAACAAGACTG GTCAAGACGAGAGCAAACCACGCGTCTTTTCACCTCGAATGGACTACGACGAGTGGACGCCTCTCGGCCGCGGGGATCCATTAAAGAACAATCCGACCTTCGATTACGTGCCTCCCGTTCTCGATAGAGTACAATACTGGCTGGACTCTCACACAACCGAGCCGTCTGCGAAGCGCGACATTCTTGTTCTGGGCGTCACCGCGAAGAAGACCAGCCCGAAAATACCCGATCAGTTCCTAAAGTTCGTCGACGGGCCGAAGTTCGCGAGACCGAACCACGAGCTGTCTTTCAGGAACGACTTCACCGGTAGCACCGGCGCGGAGCCACCGAAAGTCCTGCGGACCACGAGCTTCAGGAACGGGCCGATCGATTACAGGAATCAGAACAGGATACAGTCGGTGCCGGCTAGCTATTACCCTAGTCCGTACTTTAATCAAAAGGCCAAGCCGTACACGATGATGCTACCGCCGCCGTTGGTCCAGAAGGATAAGCTGGTGAGCTTCGTAGAGCCGACGCAACAGTTCAGCACGCAAACGGAGGAAGGGCCGGTGATCCAGGAGTCGCAGTTCTACGCGATACCACCGAAGAGTTACAACCAACCTCCACCGTCGCAGACTCCTGCCAAGCAACAGCAACAGTCGGTCAACTCCTCGAAGCCGTCGAGCAAAGGCGTCATGGTCTCTCAGATTGAAACGATAAAGAGCGTGTACACTCCGTCCCTGCCGCAGCCTACGAAGTCGCGGTACGAAACCATCACCACGCCATCCGTCTCCTTCGAGAAATCCAATTTGATTTACCAGTCCACTCAAACGCTTTCCGGTGGCTGGCCAGGTAGCAACGGTCCCGTCTCCACGCCTACCACGTCCGACCATTCCACTTGGCAGCCACCGGACTATTCCCGCGACCACTACGACATCGATCACCACGTCGCGGCGTCGTCGCAGCACGAGGTGGTTGTCGAGCAGAACGCGAACATAATCGTCGACGGGGAGAGCAACGAGAACGAAGAAGTGGTCGTGGGCCAGAAAGAGGCAGCCGCCACGTCGGACAAACTGACACCGACCGCTTCGAACCTCGCTCCCCCGTCGACCAACTCCTCGTCGGACATCAGCAACGGAGACGACGAAGAGGAGACGCTGGCCGGCCAGTCTGGCGAGAAGATGCACATCGTCGTCGCTAATTCTCCCGCTACCCTGGACACTGAAACGCACAATGCGAAAATGGCACCGGTGGCTGTGGTGATGCCGACCAACTATTCGGAGAAGAAGCTAAATCTCACCTCGCAAGAGACGATGCTGTTGGAGTCGACGACGCCCGAAACCGAAGCAACGAGCGAAAACACCTCTAAATCTCGACCCGAGCTTGCGAGAAACCCGGCCACCGGGTTCCCGATCTTCCTGGAGGAATCCCAGTCTCCTCAATTTCCAGCTATTGTGCCGAATAAAATGATTCCGTCCCATCATCAACACCCGCCGCCTCTTTCCCGACACCCCGCCAATTCCGTTCACGCGTTTGGATCCCCGCAAGCTCCCCTTCAGTCCATGATGCATCCCCAGTCCAGACCTAACCACGCGATGATGCACTTCCTCGGCAGTATGCGCCCGAGTATCGGCTTTCGACTGCCAGGCTCGATGTCGATTTTTCCACCGATGACGCACATGCACGCACCGCCGCCTATGAAACCCATGCCGAATCAGATGGGTTCGTCGATAGCCGTGGATCAATCCCATCGACAGCCCCCGCAGATGCCAGACTTCCCCGTAGCATTCACCAACCCGCCAACCCCCTCGCCCTTGGCGGAGGATCACTCGTTCGATCATCATCGATCCCGTATTCCGGATATGACGACTTTGCTCACCACCACGCCTACCCCCTTCTTGCCAACCGTCTCCTCCACAGAGAATTTATCGCCGTTCGTTGCCACGGACAACCAGGACCCGGGAAGAATCAATCATTCTCCTCTGGGGACAGCGCTGGACAAGGAGAAAGAAGAGAACTCGAGGGACGACGAGGCGGCCCGCGTGGTATCGACCACCATGTCCCCGCAGGTAACCACTTTGCCCAGCCTCACCACGGATCCAATTTTCTCGCACTACAAGCAGCCAGCCAAGCCTATGCGAGGACCGATGTACCTTATCATTCAAGGCCACTCGAAGGTGAAGACCTACAAGCCCACGGTGACCAAGCACGACTACCCGGTGGCGAAGAACGAGATCGCGGGAAGCGTGACCGAGAGGCAGCTGTCCAAGTTCGAGCAGTTCGTTAACGAGAATACGAAGAGCGGCGCTGCGACTAACGCGGCGGCTGGGAAAAAGGAGGCGGAGGAGAAAGCGCGGGCCGAGAAGCTCGCGCAAGCTCGGCAGGGTAACCTGATGAGCCTCGTCGAGAGCGGCTTGGGCAGCTTCACCGTGTCGCCTTCCGTTTCCGTTGCCGCATCCGCCACGGAGGAGGAGCACCAGCCGAACTCGGTGACGATGATCGAGATCAACGGCAACTAG